Proteins from one Anopheles nili chromosome 2, idAnoNiliSN_F5_01, whole genome shotgun sequence genomic window:
- the LOC128721317 gene encoding uncharacterized protein LOC128721317: MKLATISLLLVSIGAFSNANFDTKREALFFPPMTTLQVTMCTVTNGRLFKPPKKDYAVRRLGINLGFQVNYNLPFRLMDFYKPAYWARALIGVVQGRFQPTTVMTARDFKRSVTHQNSDLSAGQLYRAAEELLQALQFGSDCLAKSVCELAHSPFHRESNREDLLTEITQFLLTPSMHRSFDELEYKDRLKYEMAENLGASGADCELIYATCPTSLLEHYSKLQ, translated from the exons ATGAAACTAGCTACCATTTCGTTACTATTGGTCTCCATTGGTGCATTTTCTAATGCCAATTTCGATACCAAACGtgaagcgttgtttttccctccgatGACAACCTTACAG GTTACGATGTGCACCGTTACGAATGGAAGGCTTTTtaaaccaccgaaaaaggattaCGCAGTCCGTCGGTTAGGCATCAATTTGGGGTTCCAGGTAAACTACAAtcttccgtttcgtttgatggACTTTTACAAACCAGCCTACTGGGCGCGTGCTTTGATCGGTGTAGTGCAAGGACGGTTCCAGCCGACAACAGTTATGACTGCTCGTGATTTTAAACGATCTGTGACACACCAAAACTCTGACCTCTCTGCTGGTCAGTTGTACCGCGCAGCGGAAGAACTGCTACAAGCTTTGCAATTCGGATCCGACTGCCTCGCAAAGAGCGTCTGTGAGCTGGCACACAGCCCATTTCATCGTGAATCCAACCGGGAAGATTTACTAACTGAAATCACACAGTTTTTACTCAC CCCTTCGATGCATCGTTCATTTGACGAATTGGAATATAAGGATAGACTAAAATATGAAATGGCGGAAAACTTAGGTGCTAGTGGTGCTGATTGTGAGCTCATCTATGCGACTTGTCCCACTTCCCTGTTGGAGCATTATTCAAAACTTCAAtga